One stretch of Fibrobacter sp. UBA4297 DNA includes these proteins:
- a CDS encoding sigma 54-interacting transcriptional regulator, whose translation MKKHEQLMLIAAKSNIPVLLQGESGVGKEIAARFIHEHSPRSEGPFVALNCGAIARNLAESLLEGAKKGSYTGAASDHQGIVQAANGGTLFLDEIGEMPFDMQSKLLRILQEHSVLPLGATQNEPVDFRLICATNRNLQNEIHSGNFRKDLFFRLNAFPIVIPPLRNRDDFADIATAIWNDITARTFAVQLLLRKWEIRALSRYDWPGNIRQLKNVLQRYALLRQHEISLEEILSEEFSHQTINDIDEHYTYCNTRASAPNWQFIQKALYEHNGNKSRAAKALKISRGCLCYQIKKHELREWNSCEKLNRPIEA comes from the coding sequence ATGAAAAAACACGAACAATTGATGCTTATCGCCGCCAAATCGAACATTCCCGTACTGTTGCAGGGAGAATCGGGAGTCGGCAAGGAAATCGCCGCTAGGTTTATCCATGAACACAGCCCACGAAGCGAGGGGCCATTCGTAGCACTCAACTGCGGAGCCATTGCACGTAACCTCGCCGAGAGCCTCCTAGAAGGCGCCAAAAAAGGCTCTTACACCGGAGCCGCAAGCGATCACCAAGGCATTGTGCAGGCGGCAAACGGCGGCACGCTATTCCTCGACGAAATCGGCGAAATGCCATTCGACATGCAGAGCAAGCTTTTACGCATCTTGCAGGAACATTCCGTGCTCCCGCTCGGCGCCACGCAAAACGAACCGGTCGACTTCAGGCTTATATGCGCCACAAACCGCAACTTGCAAAACGAAATCCACAGCGGGAACTTCCGCAAGGACCTGTTCTTCAGGCTGAACGCCTTCCCCATCGTGATCCCGCCGCTCCGCAACCGGGACGACTTCGCCGACATCGCCACAGCCATTTGGAACGATATCACAGCAAGGACTTTTGCCGTTCAACTCCTGCTCCGCAAATGGGAAATCAGGGCACTTTCCAGATACGACTGGCCGGGCAATATCCGCCAGCTGAAAAACGTCCTCCAGCGCTACGCACTATTAAGGCAACACGAAATATCGCTTGAAGAAATCCTCTCCGAAGAATTTTCGCACCAGACGATAAACGATATCGATGAACACTACACGTACTGCAACACACGAGCCTCGGCACCGAATTGGCAATTTATTCAAAAAGCGCTATACGAACACAATGGGAATAAAAGCAGAGCCGCCAAAGCGCTCAAAATCAGCCGCGGATGCCTGTGCTACCAAATAAAAAAGCACGAGCTCCGCGAATGGAACTCGTGCGAAAAATTGAACCGCCCGATTGAAGCTTGA
- a CDS encoding aspartate kinase, with product MSRIVCKFGGSSVADAGQFKKIKAIVESDKNRKVIVVSAPGKRNPKETKLTDLLYSTYDLASKGLDFSTPWNLIRQRYDEICKDLGLEDKLTEDLDSLEDKLKNHPESVSTDFLVSRGEFLCARLMAKYLGANFVDSYPLITFDDKYRIAPKTYEEIAKALGDENQLYVLPGFYGSNLRGEVKTFSRGGSDITGAILANGIDAAKYENWTDVSGMLMADPRIVENPLPIEYVSYREIRELAYSGASVLHDESIAPCRAKKIPINIRNTNRPEDAGTIIGPTPESAKLPITGVAGRKGFSMIYIEKSMMNKEVGFGRRVLAVLESEGLSYELCPSAIDSMSIVVDSKALDAVQDVVLEDITQQMRPDRIKIFPGIALIATVGHGMTNKIGVAAKLFTALAESKVNVRIIDQGSSQINIITGVDEADTEKAIKAIYAAFVK from the coding sequence ATGTCTAGAATCGTATGTAAGTTCGGTGGCTCCTCTGTCGCCGACGCAGGTCAGTTCAAAAAAATCAAGGCCATTGTCGAAAGCGACAAGAACCGCAAAGTCATCGTCGTTTCTGCTCCGGGCAAGCGTAATCCGAAAGAAACCAAACTGACCGACCTCCTCTACAGCACCTATGATCTCGCCTCCAAGGGCCTCGATTTCTCCACGCCGTGGAACCTCATCCGCCAGCGCTATGATGAAATCTGCAAGGACCTCGGTCTTGAAGACAAGCTTACCGAAGACCTCGACAGTCTCGAAGACAAGCTCAAGAACCATCCGGAATCCGTGAGCACGGACTTCCTCGTGAGCCGTGGCGAATTCCTCTGCGCACGCCTTATGGCAAAGTATCTCGGTGCAAACTTCGTCGATAGCTACCCGCTCATCACTTTCGATGACAAGTACCGCATCGCTCCGAAGACTTACGAAGAAATTGCAAAGGCTCTCGGCGACGAAAATCAGTTGTACGTCTTGCCGGGCTTCTATGGCTCTAACCTCCGTGGCGAAGTGAAGACCTTCAGCCGTGGCGGTTCCGATATCACTGGCGCCATCCTCGCGAACGGCATTGACGCAGCCAAGTACGAAAACTGGACCGACGTTTCGGGCATGCTCATGGCTGACCCGCGCATCGTTGAAAATCCGCTGCCTATCGAATACGTGAGCTACCGCGAAATCCGCGAACTTGCATACTCCGGCGCAAGTGTGCTCCACGACGAATCCATCGCTCCCTGCCGCGCGAAGAAGATTCCTATCAACATCCGCAACACGAACCGCCCGGAAGACGCAGGCACCATCATTGGCCCGACTCCGGAAAGCGCAAAGCTCCCGATTACGGGTGTTGCAGGCCGCAAGGGCTTCTCGATGATCTACATCGAAAAGTCCATGATGAACAAGGAAGTTGGCTTTGGCCGCCGCGTGCTCGCTGTGCTCGAAAGCGAAGGACTCTCCTACGAACTTTGCCCGAGTGCAATTGACTCCATGAGCATTGTCGTGGATTCCAAGGCTCTCGACGCCGTGCAGGACGTTGTCCTCGAAGACATCACGCAGCAGATGCGTCCGGACCGTATCAAGATTTTCCCGGGCATCGCTCTTATCGCTACCGTGGGTCACGGCATGACGAACAAGATTGGTGTTGCCGCGAAGCTCTTTACGGCTCTTGCCGAAAGCAAGGTGAACGTCCGCATTATCGACCAGGGTTCTTCCCAGATCAACATCATCACCGGTGTTGACGAAGCCGATACTGAAAAGGCTATCAAGGCCATCTACGCTGCCTTCGTGAAGTAA
- a CDS encoding TatD family nuclease-associated radical SAM protein, with amino-acid sequence MVVYTVTGNVGQAGYLDIANSGDITGKNIYVNMTNRCPCSCVFCLRQTKKMMEGNSLWLRGGEPSVNGVMSIFDKYDLSVINELVFCGYGEPLERLHDVCKVIDQLHGKYPKLKVRLNTNGLANLIHGRDVTPDLEGRFNTVSISMNAPDAEEFLELTRSRFGIQSFDALKEFAVLAKEHVPNVVMTVVEKVMPEEKIERCRKICEELGVTLRVRPFES; translated from the coding sequence ATGGTTGTTTATACGGTAACAGGAAATGTTGGACAAGCAGGCTACCTCGACATCGCCAACAGCGGCGACATCACAGGCAAGAATATTTATGTGAACATGACAAACCGCTGCCCGTGCAGTTGCGTTTTTTGCTTGCGCCAAACAAAGAAAATGATGGAAGGCAATTCGCTCTGGCTCAGAGGCGGCGAACCGAGTGTCAACGGCGTCATGAGTATTTTCGACAAGTACGACCTTTCCGTCATCAACGAACTCGTCTTTTGCGGCTACGGCGAACCGCTCGAACGCCTCCACGACGTGTGCAAAGTCATCGACCAGCTGCACGGCAAATACCCGAAATTAAAAGTCCGCCTGAACACGAACGGACTTGCAAACCTGATCCACGGCAGAGACGTAACGCCCGATCTTGAAGGCCGTTTCAACACCGTTTCCATCTCGATGAACGCCCCGGACGCCGAAGAATTCCTGGAACTCACGCGCTCGAGATTCGGAATCCAGTCCTTCGATGCGCTGAAGGAATTCGCAGTGCTTGCAAAAGAGCACGTGCCAAACGTGGTGATGACCGTCGTCGAAAAAGTGATGCCCGAAGAAAAAATCGAACGCTGCCGCAAGATTTGCGAAGAGCTCGGCGTCACGCTGAGAGTAAGGCCCTTCGAAAGCTAA
- a CDS encoding pyridoxamine kinase: protein MSQKKIALINDVTGFGRCSIAVMAPIVSAMKIQAVTIPTAVLSAHTQFPEYYFDDYTSKMRDYIQTYKDLNLSFDAIASGFLGSEEQVDIVIDFFKTFKKNGSFTLVDPVMGDYGKLYETYTPNLCEKMKALVHYADILTPNLTELCTLTDVEYRTEGFTDAELGEMCRKLTEQGPEHIVVTGIPYNSKQIMNYVYSKGEEPRIVMVDRIGGDRSGTGDVISSIIAGMYMNGHDFYESVKKAAEFVTKCIRYCEDNNVPTHWGLCFEMYLRDLMED, encoded by the coding sequence ATGTCTCAAAAGAAAATCGCGTTAATTAATGATGTTACAGGATTTGGTCGGTGCTCCATCGCAGTCATGGCACCGATTGTTTCCGCCATGAAAATTCAAGCGGTTACAATTCCAACCGCAGTCCTTTCGGCACACACGCAGTTCCCCGAATACTACTTCGACGACTACACGTCAAAAATGCGCGATTACATTCAAACCTACAAGGATTTGAATTTATCATTCGACGCCATCGCTTCTGGGTTCCTCGGTTCCGAAGAACAGGTCGACATCGTCATAGATTTCTTCAAGACATTCAAGAAAAATGGTTCGTTTACCTTGGTGGACCCCGTGATGGGCGACTACGGCAAGCTCTACGAGACCTACACGCCGAATTTGTGCGAAAAGATGAAAGCGCTCGTCCATTACGCCGACATCTTGACGCCGAACTTGACAGAACTTTGCACGCTGACCGACGTTGAATACCGCACCGAAGGATTTACCGACGCCGAACTTGGCGAAATGTGCCGCAAGCTCACGGAACAAGGCCCCGAACACATCGTCGTAACCGGCATTCCGTACAACAGCAAGCAAATCATGAACTACGTCTACAGCAAAGGCGAAGAACCGCGAATCGTGATGGTGGACCGCATCGGCGGCGACCGCAGCGGAACTGGAGACGTCATCAGTTCAATTATTGCGGGCATGTACATGAACGGTCACGATTTTTACGAATCGGTCAAAAAGGCCGCAGAATTTGTAACAAAGTGCATCCGCTACTGCGAAGACAATAACGTTCCCACGCATTGGGGACTGTGCTTCGAAATGTACCTTCGTGACTTGATGGAGGATTAA
- a CDS encoding cytosine permease, producing the protein MEKRTGLFANGIIWFGVAISVSEIEAGIEIGAAAARDSLWLPLVLGHIFGGILLFFVGLIGARVRLNAMETTKSSFGKYGSKFFAALNTFQLLAWVAVLNAQGASALAGLNLPISFPLTCVILAALIAAWVYVGIRRSANVTTVVMAALTILLAILSVKLFGLGSSSSAAANVATTAGNATTVATLGFWNIFEISIAMPISWLPVISDYTKDAEKPVKATAISAIAYTFASLWMYIIGIEISGIGASNNIAQAILLAGLGLPGIIIVVLSTVTTNFLAANSAGESSKAIYSKINPKIAGVVVSFLSAALAISGIMEHYISFLYLIASVFAPMAAVLLVSFYFSKERTESLGAWLWNIFAWLAGFIAYQVAEHFDSVFLGPALLAVIVSAAFASVRILSEIRGDSRSSPSSEDRRRD; encoded by the coding sequence ATGGAAAAACGCACAGGACTTTTTGCAAATGGAATTATATGGTTTGGCGTTGCCATCTCCGTTTCCGAAATTGAAGCCGGTATAGAAATTGGCGCTGCAGCTGCCAGAGATTCGCTCTGGCTCCCGCTCGTGCTCGGGCACATTTTTGGCGGCATTTTGCTCTTTTTCGTGGGCCTCATCGGTGCGCGCGTTCGCTTGAACGCCATGGAAACGACCAAATCCTCATTCGGCAAATACGGTTCCAAGTTCTTCGCCGCGCTGAACACATTCCAGTTGCTCGCCTGGGTCGCGGTCTTGAACGCTCAGGGCGCTTCGGCATTGGCTGGGCTCAACTTGCCGATTTCATTCCCCTTGACTTGCGTGATTCTCGCCGCCCTCATCGCCGCTTGGGTCTATGTGGGCATCCGCCGTTCTGCAAACGTGACGACCGTCGTGATGGCCGCTCTTACTATTTTGCTCGCCATTCTTTCTGTGAAGTTGTTCGGACTCGGCAGCAGTTCAAGCGCCGCCGCTAATGTTGCAACAACCGCCGGAAACGCCACAACAGTAGCAACGCTCGGCTTCTGGAACATTTTCGAAATTTCCATCGCTATGCCGATTTCTTGGTTGCCGGTCATTTCGGACTACACGAAGGACGCCGAAAAGCCCGTAAAGGCAACAGCAATTTCTGCCATCGCTTACACATTCGCAAGTCTCTGGATGTACATTATCGGTATTGAAATTTCGGGCATTGGCGCAAGCAATAACATCGCGCAGGCCATTCTCCTCGCAGGTCTCGGCCTCCCCGGAATCATCATCGTAGTACTCTCGACAGTAACAACAAACTTCCTTGCGGCAAACTCCGCTGGCGAATCTTCCAAGGCGATTTACAGTAAAATAAATCCAAAAATTGCAGGTGTTGTCGTGAGTTTCTTGAGCGCAGCTCTCGCCATTTCGGGAATCATGGAGCACTACATCAGCTTCCTTTACCTGATTGCTTCCGTATTCGCCCCGATGGCCGCCGTACTTCTCGTTTCATTCTACTTCTCGAAGGAACGCACCGAATCGCTCGGCGCTTGGCTCTGGAACATTTTTGCCTGGCTCGCAGGCTTTATCGCCTACCAGGTCGCAGAACATTTCGACTCCGTTTTCCTCGGCCCTGCACTCCTTGCGGTGATTGTATCAGCGGCATTTGCGTCCGTGCGCATACTGTCGGAGATTAGGGGAGATTCCCGATCATCCCCGTCAAGCGAGGACAGGCGTCGGGATTGA
- the metE gene encoding 5-methyltetrahydropteroyltriglutamate--homocysteine S-methyltransferase, which translates to MSIKTSVIGFPRIGKNRELKFASEKFFKGEISEAELQKVAAEIRQYGWQKQNAAGIDFIPSNDFSFYDNVLDTAFLLNVIPERYSSLELSTLEKYFAAAHGYQGAKGDVKALPMKKWFNTNYHYIVPEIDDATDLKLVGKKPVEEFNEAKSAGIESVPTLIGAYTFLRLARYNGNKKAKDFAAAAVNAYAELAEKLATAGAKWISFAEPALVFDVTAEERELFKTIYAELLRKIGEKKNLKIALQTYFGDIRDVYQDVTALGFDAIGLDFVEGLKSLELLKTGFPKNTLLLAGVVNGKNIWRADYAQKNAILDEIKKVVAAENVVVGTSCSLLHVPYTVAAEQKLSADILKHFAFAEEKLTELAELASADADALAKNKALFATARVQANAKVQAELTALSAADFERKPSRLERREVQKAEFKLPAFPTTTIGSFPQTAEVRANRAAFRKGEISKEQYVAFNQKKIAECIKLQEEIGLDVIVHGEFERNDMVEYFGSKIDGFVFTQNAWVQSYGTRCVKPPVIWGDVSRSAPITVEWSVFAQSCTKKPVKGMLTGPVTILNWSFPREDVSLKTQAQEIGLAIRDEVLDLEKNGIRIIQIDEAALREKLPLRKSDWHKEYLDWAIPAFRLVHAKVKPETQIHTHMCYSEFNDIVRDIDNMDADVITFEASRSDLKLLDALNDAKFETQVGPGVYDIHSPRVPSEQEIVDALHKIIAKVPQQNVWVNPDCGLKTRGETETTASLKNLVAAAKKLREEK; encoded by the coding sequence ATGAGCATTAAAACATCTGTAATTGGTTTCCCGCGTATCGGTAAGAATCGTGAACTCAAGTTCGCTAGTGAAAAGTTCTTCAAGGGCGAAATCTCCGAAGCTGAACTCCAGAAGGTCGCCGCAGAAATCCGCCAGTACGGTTGGCAGAAGCAGAATGCCGCAGGTATCGACTTCATCCCGTCCAATGACTTCTCGTTTTACGACAACGTTCTTGACACCGCATTTTTGCTGAATGTCATTCCAGAACGCTACAGCAGCCTCGAATTGAGCACGCTCGAAAAGTATTTCGCTGCCGCCCACGGTTACCAGGGTGCAAAGGGCGATGTGAAGGCCCTCCCGATGAAGAAATGGTTCAATACGAACTATCATTACATTGTTCCGGAAATCGATGACGCTACCGATCTCAAGCTCGTCGGCAAGAAGCCGGTTGAAGAATTCAACGAAGCCAAATCGGCCGGAATTGAATCCGTTCCGACGCTTATCGGCGCATACACATTCCTCCGTCTTGCACGTTACAACGGCAACAAGAAGGCCAAGGACTTCGCCGCAGCAGCTGTCAACGCTTACGCAGAACTCGCCGAAAAGCTCGCCACCGCAGGCGCCAAGTGGATTTCGTTCGCAGAACCGGCTCTCGTTTTCGATGTGACTGCAGAAGAACGCGAACTCTTCAAGACGATTTACGCAGAACTCTTGAGAAAGATCGGCGAAAAGAAGAACCTCAAGATTGCATTGCAGACTTACTTCGGCGACATCCGCGATGTTTATCAGGATGTGACCGCCCTCGGCTTTGACGCTATCGGTTTGGATTTCGTTGAAGGTCTTAAGTCTCTTGAACTTTTGAAGACGGGTTTCCCAAAGAACACGCTCCTCTTAGCAGGCGTTGTAAACGGCAAGAACATCTGGCGCGCCGATTACGCACAGAAGAATGCAATTCTTGACGAAATCAAAAAGGTCGTCGCTGCAGAAAACGTTGTTGTTGGCACATCTTGCTCTCTCTTGCATGTGCCTTACACGGTTGCTGCAGAACAGAAGCTCTCGGCGGACATTCTTAAGCACTTTGCATTCGCCGAAGAAAAGCTCACAGAACTTGCAGAACTCGCTAGCGCTGACGCAGATGCACTCGCCAAGAACAAGGCTTTGTTCGCAACTGCTCGCGTGCAGGCAAATGCAAAGGTTCAGGCAGAACTCACCGCCCTCTCTGCTGCTGATTTCGAACGCAAGCCGAGCCGCCTCGAACGCCGTGAAGTGCAGAAAGCAGAATTCAAGTTGCCGGCCTTCCCGACAACGACAATCGGCTCCTTCCCGCAGACTGCCGAAGTTCGCGCCAACCGCGCCGCTTTCCGCAAGGGCGAAATTTCCAAGGAACAGTACGTTGCATTCAACCAGAAGAAGATTGCCGAATGCATCAAGTTGCAGGAAGAAATTGGCCTCGACGTGATTGTCCACGGTGAATTTGAACGTAATGACATGGTGGAATATTTCGGTTCCAAGATTGACGGCTTTGTATTCACGCAGAACGCCTGGGTGCAGAGCTACGGTACCCGTTGCGTGAAGCCGCCTGTCATTTGGGGTGACGTGAGCCGCAGCGCTCCGATTACGGTCGAATGGTCCGTTTTCGCACAGAGCTGCACCAAGAAGCCGGTAAAGGGCATGCTTACGGGTCCTGTCACGATTCTCAACTGGTCGTTCCCGCGCGAAGATGTTTCCTTGAAGACGCAGGCTCAGGAAATCGGCCTTGCCATCCGTGACGAAGTTTTGGATCTCGAAAAGAACGGCATCAGAATCATCCAGATTGATGAAGCCGCTCTCCGCGAAAAGTTGCCGCTCCGCAAGAGCGATTGGCACAAGGAATATCTCGACTGGGCCATTCCGGCATTCCGCCTAGTCCATGCCAAGGTCAAGCCCGAAACGCAGATCCACACGCACATGTGCTATAGCGAATTCAACGACATCGTCCGCGACATCGACAACATGGACGCCGACGTGATTACGTTCGAAGCCAGCCGTTCTGACCTCAAGTTGCTCGATGCCTTGAACGATGCCAAGTTCGAAACGCAGGTGGGCCCGGGTGTTTACGACATCCACTCTCCGCGCGTTCCGTCCGAACAGGAAATCGTTGACGCACTCCACAAGATCATCGCGAAAGTCCCGCAGCAAAACGTGTGGGTGAACCCGGATTGCGGCCTCAAGACTCGTGGCGAAACCGAAACGACGGCAAGCCTCAAGAACCTCGTCGCCGCCGCCAAGAAACTGCGCGAAGAAAAGTAA
- a CDS encoding LysR family transcriptional regulator, with product MTLQQLKYAIAIADTRNITEASKRVFISQPSLTAAIHELEEEMGVTIFNRSNKGVTITNEGDEFLSYARQVLEQATLMEDRYKGGKGGNMIFSVSCQHYSFAVNAFVDVIRKFGGPSYDFTLRETQTNEIIDDVAKMKSEMGVLYLSDKNEKVITKLIQKNNLVFEPLFATPLHVFMSSKNPLAKKEKITLADLKPFPYLTYEQGDFNSFYFAEEPLTAIDFDCPRNIKVRDRATLFNLLIGLDGYTICSGVISHKLNGKNIIAKRLDVHDKMTVGYVMRKGVTKSRYAEAYTAALKKHCK from the coding sequence ATGACTCTACAACAACTTAAATACGCCATCGCCATTGCAGACACGCGAAACATCACCGAAGCGTCCAAGCGAGTCTTTATCTCGCAACCGAGCCTTACCGCTGCTATCCACGAACTTGAAGAAGAAATGGGCGTGACGATTTTCAACCGCTCCAACAAAGGCGTGACCATCACAAACGAAGGCGATGAATTCCTTTCGTACGCAAGACAGGTTTTGGAACAAGCAACCCTCATGGAAGACCGCTATAAAGGCGGCAAAGGCGGCAATATGATTTTCTCCGTCAGCTGCCAGCACTATTCTTTTGCCGTGAATGCGTTTGTTGATGTTATCCGCAAGTTCGGTGGCCCAAGCTACGATTTTACGCTTCGCGAAACGCAAACTAACGAAATCATTGACGATGTCGCCAAAATGAAAAGCGAAATGGGCGTGCTTTACCTCAGTGACAAAAACGAAAAGGTCATCACCAAGCTCATTCAAAAGAACAATCTTGTGTTTGAACCGCTTTTTGCAACACCGCTTCACGTGTTCATGTCATCGAAGAATCCGCTTGCGAAAAAAGAAAAAATCACACTTGCGGATCTCAAACCGTTTCCGTACTTGACTTACGAACAGGGCGATTTCAACTCGTTCTACTTTGCCGAAGAACCGCTCACTGCCATCGATTTCGACTGTCCGCGAAACATCAAAGTCCGTGACCGCGCTACACTTTTCAACTTGCTCATCGGCCTTGACGGCTACACGATTTGCTCTGGTGTCATTAGCCACAAACTCAACGGCAAGAACATCATTGCAAAGCGCCTCGATGTTCACGACAAGATGACCGTCGGTTACGTGATGCGCAAAGGCGTCACCAAATCACGCTATGCCGAAGCGTACACCGCAGCGCTAAAGAAACATTGCAAGTAA
- a CDS encoding fibrobacter succinogenes major paralogous domain-containing protein, translating into MNNRFFRSQFSLLPAFGRFGALVLFFILSACSESFTDSRDGQSYDFVKIGNLTWMAENLNYVTEASACPDGDLRNCKRLGRLYTWAEAKTVCPEGWRLPTKSDFAELISAASGDDARPLAGAALKSRDGWFKKGNGSDDFGFNALPAGYRGAISKADDGTISGGKFDGIGGYAYFWSATEDSENPESNAYYLFLSFSSDAASLNSFLKDDFRSIRCVR; encoded by the coding sequence ATGAATAATCGGTTCTTTCGTTCACAATTTTCTTTGTTGCCTGCATTCGGTAGGTTTGGCGCGCTTGTTCTTTTTTTCATCCTCTCTGCGTGTTCCGAGTCTTTCACGGATTCGCGTGACGGGCAAAGTTATGACTTTGTAAAAATTGGCAATCTCACATGGATGGCGGAAAATTTGAATTATGTAACAGAGGCGAGTGCTTGCCCTGATGGCGACTTGCGAAATTGCAAACGGTTGGGGCGCCTTTATACTTGGGCTGAGGCAAAAACGGTTTGTCCGGAGGGTTGGCGGCTCCCGACGAAATCGGACTTTGCGGAGCTCATTTCTGCGGCGTCTGGGGATGATGCGCGACCTCTCGCAGGCGCGGCTTTAAAATCTCGCGACGGCTGGTTCAAAAAAGGAAACGGCTCTGATGACTTCGGATTCAACGCGCTCCCGGCGGGTTATCGTGGCGCGATCTCGAAAGCTGATGACGGCACAATTTCCGGCGGCAAGTTTGATGGTATTGGCGGTTACGCGTATTTCTGGAGCGCGACCGAAGATTCTGAAAATCCGGAATCGAATGCGTATTATTTATTCCTGTCGTTCAGCAGCGATGCTGCGAGTTTAAATTCGTTTTTGAAAGATGACTTTCGTTCCATACGCTGTGTTCGGTAA
- a CDS encoding tRNA 2-thiocytidine biosynthesis TtcA family protein, translated as MSSQIRKRVNKKITKAIHDFNLIEDGDRVLIATSGGKDSSVLLMELAARLGKFGPKCELAAIHIQSDFADKAPREFLQRMAEEYPQVPFYFKDVAVEARLKEGRKLNCYWCSTQRRTELIKFASENNFNKIALGHHMDDIVETLLMNMLYKGEFSGMPPMVPYEKYPCSIIRPLCYCEESEIIAYAEDADIRKFTCTCEFSKASHRKTIREEIKSLTKGSSTLKANLFESMRNIRMDYLL; from the coding sequence ATGTCGAGTCAAATTCGCAAGAGAGTCAATAAGAAAATCACGAAAGCCATCCACGACTTCAATTTGATTGAAGACGGAGACCGCGTACTCATCGCCACAAGCGGTGGCAAGGATTCAAGCGTGTTGTTGATGGAGCTCGCCGCGCGACTCGGCAAATTCGGGCCAAAATGCGAACTTGCCGCCATCCACATCCAAAGCGATTTTGCAGACAAGGCTCCCCGCGAATTTTTGCAACGAATGGCAGAAGAATACCCGCAAGTGCCATTCTACTTTAAGGACGTCGCCGTAGAAGCCCGCCTCAAGGAAGGCCGCAAGCTGAATTGCTATTGGTGCAGCACACAACGCCGCACAGAACTCATCAAGTTCGCAAGCGAAAACAACTTCAACAAAATTGCGCTCGGCCACCACATGGATGACATCGTCGAAACGCTACTGATGAACATGCTATACAAAGGCGAATTCAGCGGCATGCCGCCCATGGTCCCGTACGAAAAGTATCCGTGCAGCATCATCCGCCCGCTCTGCTACTGCGAAGAAAGCGAAATCATCGCCTACGCCGAAGACGCCGACATCCGCAAGTTCACCTGCACCTGCGAATTCTCGAAAGCAAGCCATCGCAAAACCATCCGCGAAGAAATCAAGAGCTTAACGAAAGGAAGTTCCACGCTCAAGGCAAACTTGTTCGAAAGCATGCGAAATATCAGGATGGATTATTTATTGTAA